Proteins encoded by one window of Cyanobium sp. NS01:
- a CDS encoding resolvase — translation MRSPAGDAPAPAPPSLQPYAPLADGRPAQDGRADLTTPAETGNADALISIDEVQKVLSRSRASVYRYTNTDPRNLNPPFNPRRLNPEYRSDQKDPLLFHPHEVARFARDVLRIKEVTVEVLNAPSTATHQLLGAILDELRSIRTELARVSPPPAIAVAPSELSSRHDNQSRPAA, via the coding sequence ATGCGTTCCCCCGCGGGTGACGCCCCTGCCCCGGCACCACCGTCGCTCCAGCCCTACGCGCCCCTTGCTGATGGGCGCCCTGCTCAGGATGGGCGGGCCGACCTCACCACCCCTGCGGAAACCGGGAACGCCGATGCTCTGATCAGCATCGATGAGGTGCAGAAGGTGCTCAGTCGATCGAGGGCATCGGTGTATCGCTACACCAACACCGACCCCCGCAACCTCAATCCCCCCTTCAATCCCCGCCGCCTCAACCCGGAATACCGCAGCGATCAGAAGGATCCCCTCCTGTTCCACCCCCATGAGGTGGCCCGCTTCGCCAGGGACGTGCTGCGGATCAAGGAGGTCACCGTGGAGGTGCTCAACGCCCCTTCCACCGCCACCCATCAGCTGCTCGGCGCCATTCTCGACGAACTGCGCTCCATCCGCACCGAGCTGGCCCGGGTGAGTCCCCCTCCAGCCATCGCGGTGGCCCCGAGTGAACTCTCCTCACGCCACGACAATCAGTCGCGCCCAGCAGCCTGA
- the psb27 gene encoding photosystem II protein Psb27, which produces MAADLLSSLRRLLGRWSRSLLAGCLGLCLLLAGCSSADGLSGSYVDDTVAVADVLITTVGLQADDPSRAEAEQEARGLINEYMARYRPRNAVNGLSSFTTMQTALNSLAGHYANYPNRPLPEALRERVSKELLKAEKNVVRGA; this is translated from the coding sequence ATGGCCGCCGACCTTCTGAGCTCCCTTCGGCGCCTGCTGGGACGCTGGAGCCGATCCCTGCTGGCCGGTTGCCTGGGGCTGTGTCTGCTGCTCGCCGGCTGCAGCAGCGCCGATGGGCTCAGCGGCAGCTACGTGGACGACACGGTGGCGGTGGCCGACGTGCTGATCACCACGGTGGGTCTCCAAGCCGACGATCCCTCCCGCGCCGAGGCGGAGCAGGAGGCCCGCGGACTGATCAATGAGTACATGGCCCGTTACCGCCCCCGCAACGCCGTGAATGGGCTCTCCTCTTTCACCACGATGCAGACGGCGCTCAATTCCCTCGCCGGGCACTACGCCAACTACCCCAACCGGCCCCTGCCCGAGGCCCTGCGTGAGCGGGTCAGCAAGGAGCTGCTGAAGGCCGAGAAGAACGTGGTGCGCGGCGCCTGA
- a CDS encoding DUF2854 domain-containing protein: MQALFSPGSLVTLAGAALSVIGWIGYASGNPNLSLPTIFYGIPILLGGLALKSSELPPPRRVTPAAVHSALRQLPESEPLRKLLGDVMRWRYGQKAHLESSLEVLKLWDEDAPPQLLSVQELDEQGRYGLRLCFDAGGVPFERWQAKQERLGRFFGEGLTAELEPLDGRRFNLRLLLSPAA, from the coding sequence ATGCAAGCACTTTTCTCGCCCGGCAGCCTGGTCACCCTGGCCGGGGCCGCCCTCTCGGTGATCGGCTGGATCGGCTATGCCTCCGGCAACCCGAACCTGAGCCTGCCGACGATCTTCTATGGCATCCCCATCCTGCTGGGCGGGCTGGCACTGAAGTCGTCGGAGCTGCCGCCGCCACGGCGCGTCACACCGGCCGCTGTCCACAGCGCCCTGCGTCAGTTGCCCGAGAGCGAACCCCTGCGCAAGCTGCTCGGCGATGTGATGCGCTGGCGCTACGGCCAGAAGGCCCACCTGGAGAGCTCGCTGGAGGTGCTCAAGCTCTGGGATGAGGATGCCCCGCCCCAGTTGCTGTCCGTGCAGGAGCTGGATGAGCAGGGGCGCTATGGCCTCAGGCTCTGCTTTGACGCCGGCGGCGTGCCCTTCGAGCGCTGGCAGGCCAAGCAGGAGCGCCTGGGTCGCTTCTTCGGCGAGGGCCTTACCGCTGAGCTCGAGCCCCTGGACGGCCGCCGCTTCAACCTCCGTCTCCTGCTCTCCCCGGCCGCCTGA
- a CDS encoding inorganic diphosphatase: MDLSHLPASPAPGLVNLVVEIPAGSRNKYEYNSVAGVMALDRVLHSSVRYPFDYGFIPNTLADDGAPLDAMVIMEEPTFAGCLIRARPIGILDMVDEGCHDGKLLCVPEVGFRQQHIHSIRQIAPDTLEEVAEFFRTYKNMEGRITLIQGWLDPEAVPALLKHCIQAALQSQPSPRS, from the coding sequence ATGGATCTCAGCCACCTGCCGGCATCCCCAGCGCCAGGGCTGGTGAACCTGGTGGTGGAGATCCCCGCCGGCAGCCGTAACAAATACGAATACAACAGCGTCGCCGGCGTGATGGCCCTCGATCGGGTGCTGCACTCCTCCGTGCGCTACCCCTTCGACTACGGCTTCATCCCCAACACCCTCGCCGACGACGGCGCTCCCCTGGACGCCATGGTGATCATGGAGGAGCCCACCTTCGCGGGCTGTCTGATCCGGGCCCGGCCGATCGGGATCCTCGACATGGTGGATGAGGGCTGCCACGACGGCAAGCTGCTGTGTGTGCCGGAGGTGGGATTCCGCCAGCAGCACATCCACTCCATTCGACAGATCGCCCCCGACACCCTCGAAGAGGTGGCGGAGTTCTTCCGCACCTACAAGAACATGGAGGGGCGGATCACCCTGATCCAGGGTTGGCTCGACCCCGAGGCGGTGCCAGCCCTGCTGAAGCACTGCATCCAGGCAGCACTCCAGAGCCAGCCCAGCCCCCGGAGTTAG
- a CDS encoding Spx/MgsR family RNA polymerase-binding regulatory protein has translation MKLYSYSGCSTCRRAIAWLRQHGLTVELIDITLTPPGRPLLEQALTQLGRGRLFNTSGQSYRALGAATVKAMDDSQAIEALAADGRLIKRPLLVSDDGRLLIGFKPEEWQTLLEEGAAP, from the coding sequence ATGAAGCTCTACAGCTATTCCGGCTGCAGCACCTGCCGCCGGGCCATCGCCTGGCTGCGGCAGCACGGCCTGACGGTGGAGCTGATCGACATCACCCTCACCCCGCCCGGCCGGCCCCTGCTGGAGCAGGCCCTGACGCAGCTCGGCCGGGGGCGACTGTTCAACACCAGTGGCCAGAGCTACCGGGCCCTGGGCGCCGCCACCGTGAAGGCCATGGACGACAGTCAGGCCATCGAGGCCCTGGCCGCCGATGGCCGGCTGATCAAGCGCCCCCTGCTGGTCAGCGACGACGGCCGCCTGCTGATCGGCTTCAAGCCCGAGGAGTGGCAGACCCTGCTGGAGGAGGGGGCGGCACCGTGA
- the argB gene encoding acetylglutamate kinase codes for MSSDNAISHTDALRVSVLSEALPYIQRFRGRRVVVKYGGAAMARADLRQAVYRDLALLTSVGVRPVIVHGGGPEINDWLARLQIEPEFKGGLRVTTPETMDVVEMVLVGRVNKQIVNGLNRLGGRAVGLCGSDGSLVTARPYGEGRNGLVGEVAAVNPAVLLPLLEAGYVPVISSVAADPEGQAHNINADTVAGELAAALQAEKLILLTDTPGILRDRHDPSTLVRQLTLAGARELIASGVVEGGMTPKTECCIRALAQGVAAAHIIDGRVPHAVLLEVFTDAGIGTMVVGSPQLLDGRP; via the coding sequence GTGAGCTCCGACAACGCCATCAGCCACACCGATGCCCTGCGGGTGTCCGTACTCAGCGAGGCCCTTCCCTACATCCAGCGCTTCCGGGGCCGCCGGGTGGTGGTGAAGTACGGCGGCGCCGCCATGGCCCGCGCCGATCTGAGGCAGGCTGTGTACCGCGATCTGGCCCTGCTCACCTCGGTGGGGGTGCGGCCGGTGATCGTGCATGGCGGCGGCCCGGAGATCAACGACTGGCTGGCCCGTCTGCAGATCGAGCCCGAGTTCAAGGGAGGCCTGAGGGTCACCACCCCCGAAACCATGGATGTGGTGGAGATGGTGCTGGTGGGCCGGGTCAACAAGCAGATCGTCAACGGCCTCAACAGGCTGGGGGGCAGGGCCGTGGGGCTCTGCGGCAGCGATGGGTCCCTGGTCACGGCCAGGCCCTACGGCGAGGGCCGCAACGGCCTGGTGGGGGAGGTGGCTGCGGTGAATCCCGCCGTGCTGCTGCCCCTGCTCGAGGCCGGCTACGTGCCGGTGATCTCCAGTGTGGCCGCCGACCCCGAGGGCCAGGCCCACAACATCAATGCCGACACGGTGGCGGGGGAGCTGGCCGCAGCCCTGCAGGCGGAGAAGCTGATCCTGCTCACCGACACCCCCGGGATCCTGCGCGACCGCCACGATCCCTCCACCCTGGTGCGCCAGCTCACCCTGGCCGGTGCCCGCGAGCTGATCGCCAGTGGCGTGGTGGAGGGGGGCATGACCCCCAAGACCGAGTGCTGCATCCGGGCCCTGGCCCAGGGGGTTGCCGCCGCCCACATCATCGATGGCCGTGTCCCCCATGCCGTGCTGCTGGAGGTGTTCACCGATGCCGGCATCGGCACGATGGTGGTGGGCAGTCCCCAGTTGCTGGACGGCAGGCCGTGA
- a CDS encoding class I SAM-dependent methyltransferase gives MAVPQADDLTAQQLIPGYASLARLSVALLAASARAGLEGAAVLVAGCGTGAELVEARAQRPDWRITALDPSAEMLAAARQRLGGEGIDWRQARVEDLETRGCFAGALSVLVLQSLPDDGTKLAFLTALARSLEPGGQLVLVDLMAPERSPLEAQVQQAWLGFQRASGLEALASSADGELTALTHGLHPIGVARLTALVNAAGFSDPARVFQALGYEGFLLQRAS, from the coding sequence TTGGCTGTTCCCCAGGCTGACGACCTCACCGCCCAGCAGCTGATCCCGGGCTACGCGAGCCTGGCCCGCCTCTCGGTGGCTCTGCTGGCCGCCTCCGCCCGGGCTGGCCTCGAGGGGGCTGCGGTGCTGGTGGCGGGTTGCGGCACCGGCGCCGAGCTGGTCGAGGCCCGGGCCCAGCGCCCCGACTGGCGCATCACCGCCCTCGATCCCTCAGCGGAGATGCTGGCGGCGGCCCGCCAGCGGCTTGGCGGCGAGGGCATTGACTGGCGCCAGGCCAGGGTGGAAGACCTGGAGACCAGGGGTTGCTTCGCCGGCGCCCTGTCGGTGCTGGTGCTGCAGTCGCTGCCTGACGACGGCACCAAGCTGGCCTTCCTCACCGCCTTGGCCCGCAGCCTCGAGCCGGGCGGCCAGCTGGTGCTCGTTGACCTGATGGCCCCCGAGCGCTCGCCGCTGGAGGCCCAGGTGCAGCAGGCCTGGCTGGGGTTCCAGCGCGCCAGCGGCCTCGAGGCTCTGGCGAGCAGCGCAGACGGCGAGCTCACGGCCCTCACCCACGGTCTGCACCCGATCGGGGTGGCCCGGCTCACGGCCCTGGTCAATGCCGCCGGCTTCAGCGATCCGGCCAGGGTGTTCCAGGCCCTGGGTTACGAGGGCTTCCTGCTGCAGCGCGCCAGCTAA
- a CDS encoding adenosine kinase, producing MTVKSLDVVGIGNAIVDVLVHADDAFLASEGLTKGSMALVDAEQAEQLYARLGAGLETSGGSAANTLAGVAQLGGRAGFIGRVRDDQLGAIFAHDIRAAGARFDTPAATGGPSTARCLILVSPDAQRTMCTYLGASVGLDPADLDLSMVADAKLLYLEGYLWDSEAAKQAFIAAAEVARAHGGQVALSLSDAFCVERHRDSFQELVDGHVDILFANQQEILSLYGSESFEAAVEQVRGRCRIAALTRSEAGSLVLEGPSSHVIEPFRLGPLVDTTGAGDLYAAGFLYGLAQGWSAERCGRLGSLCAGQVVTQLGPRPQQDLQALAAAHLGAGA from the coding sequence ATGACCGTCAAGAGTCTCGATGTCGTCGGCATCGGCAACGCCATCGTGGATGTGCTGGTGCACGCCGACGACGCCTTCCTCGCCAGCGAAGGCCTCACCAAGGGCAGCATGGCCTTGGTGGATGCCGAGCAGGCTGAGCAGCTCTACGCCCGGCTGGGGGCTGGGCTGGAAACCTCCGGCGGTTCGGCCGCCAACACCCTGGCCGGGGTGGCCCAGCTGGGCGGGCGGGCCGGCTTCATCGGCCGGGTGCGTGACGACCAACTCGGCGCCATCTTTGCCCATGACATCCGCGCCGCCGGGGCCCGCTTCGACACGCCCGCGGCCACCGGCGGTCCCTCCACGGCCCGCTGCCTGATCCTGGTGAGCCCTGATGCCCAGCGCACCATGTGCACCTACCTGGGCGCGTCGGTGGGCCTCGACCCCGCCGATCTCGATCTCTCGATGGTGGCTGACGCCAAGCTGCTCTACCTGGAGGGCTATCTCTGGGACAGCGAGGCCGCCAAACAGGCCTTCATCGCGGCGGCGGAGGTGGCCCGCGCCCACGGTGGCCAGGTGGCCCTCAGCCTCTCGGATGCCTTCTGTGTGGAGCGCCACCGCGACAGCTTCCAGGAGCTCGTCGATGGCCATGTCGACATCCTGTTCGCCAACCAACAGGAAATCCTGTCGCTGTATGGAAGCGAGAGCTTCGAGGCGGCGGTGGAGCAGGTGAGGGGGCGCTGCCGCATCGCCGCCCTCACCCGCAGCGAGGCGGGATCCCTGGTGCTGGAAGGTCCCAGCAGCCACGTGATCGAGCCCTTCCGGCTGGGCCCGCTGGTGGACACCACCGGCGCCGGCGATCTCTATGCCGCCGGATTCCTGTACGGCCTGGCCCAGGGCTGGAGCGCCGAGCGCTGTGGCCGCCTCGGCTCCCTCTGTGCCGGCCAGGTGGTGACCCAGCTCGGCCCCAGGCCCCAGCAGGACCTCCAGGCCCTGGCGGCCGCACACCTGGGCGCGGGCGCCTAG
- a CDS encoding single-stranded DNA-binding protein: MNHCLLEVDVLEAPQIRYTQDNQTPVAEMAVQFDGLRPDDPAGQLKVVGWGNLAQDLQNRVQVGQRLMIEGRLRMSTVTRQDGVKEKRAEFTLSRLHPLGAGMASAPMAAAQAGAPAPGATRTGAAPARPVPAAPTPARSAPPAAAQPARVEPPTWNTSPLVPDMPEGDDDIPF, encoded by the coding sequence GTGAATCACTGTCTGTTGGAAGTGGATGTGCTGGAAGCACCCCAGATCCGCTACACCCAGGACAACCAGACGCCCGTCGCCGAGATGGCGGTGCAGTTCGACGGCCTGCGGCCTGACGATCCGGCCGGCCAGCTCAAAGTGGTGGGCTGGGGCAACCTGGCCCAGGACCTGCAGAACCGGGTGCAGGTGGGTCAGCGGCTGATGATCGAGGGCCGCCTGCGCATGAGCACGGTCACCCGGCAGGACGGGGTCAAGGAGAAACGGGCGGAGTTCACCCTGTCGCGCCTCCACCCCCTTGGAGCAGGGATGGCGTCCGCCCCGATGGCTGCTGCCCAGGCGGGGGCTCCGGCCCCCGGGGCGACCCGCACGGGCGCCGCTCCAGCGCGCCCTGTTCCTGCCGCTCCCACACCGGCCCGCTCCGCTCCGCCCGCCGCGGCTCAGCCCGCCCGCGTCGAGCCCCCCACCTGGAACACCTCGCCCCTGGTGCCGGACATGCCGGAGGGAGACGACGACATTCCGTTCTGA
- a CDS encoding precorrin-6A/cobalt-precorrin-6A reductase, with amino-acid sequence MPGSRAPVLAARGRLWLFAGTGEGPPLAAALQRQGWCLRVSVVSPEAGQAYGELPHLELFSGALAGPQALELALRQAREQGDPFALVLDATHPFATTIKATLAAGCLAARLPLLRLQRPWCDQQEGDGPGADAAGAALLAGLAALEHEPLAGTRLLLALGARQLPAAVSRSPGARHHARLLPTAFGLQQAMAAGLPAERVACLRPTRSGQVETALLRRWGIEVILARQSGGEPEQRWRRIAHSQGCRLLLLRRPPEEPGRTVLGQEALLAHLAAWPGATG; translated from the coding sequence ATGCCAGGCTCCCGGGCACCGGTGCTTGCCGCGCGCGGCCGCCTCTGGCTGTTCGCCGGCACGGGGGAGGGGCCTCCCTTGGCCGCTGCCCTGCAACGGCAGGGCTGGTGCCTGCGGGTGAGCGTGGTGAGCCCCGAGGCCGGCCAGGCCTATGGAGAGCTGCCGCACCTCGAGCTGTTCAGCGGAGCCCTGGCCGGCCCCCAGGCCCTGGAGCTGGCCCTGCGGCAGGCCCGGGAGCAGGGGGATCCCTTTGCCCTGGTGCTCGATGCCACCCATCCCTTTGCGACCACGATCAAGGCCACCCTGGCCGCCGGCTGCCTGGCAGCGCGCCTGCCCCTGCTGCGGCTGCAGCGCCCCTGGTGCGATCAGCAGGAGGGCGACGGCCCCGGGGCGGACGCGGCCGGCGCCGCCCTGCTGGCCGGGTTGGCGGCACTGGAGCATGAGCCGCTGGCGGGCACCCGCCTGCTGCTGGCCCTGGGCGCGCGCCAGCTGCCGGCTGCGGTGAGCCGCAGCCCGGGGGCACGCCATCACGCCCGGCTGCTGCCGACGGCCTTCGGGCTGCAGCAGGCCATGGCGGCGGGACTGCCGGCCGAGCGGGTGGCCTGCCTGCGGCCCACGCGCTCCGGACAGGTCGAAACCGCCCTGCTGCGTCGCTGGGGGATCGAGGTGATCCTGGCGCGCCAGTCTGGCGGCGAACCGGAGCAGCGCTGGCGCCGGATCGCCCACAGCCAGGGCTGCCGGCTGTTGCTGCTGCGGCGCCCGCCGGAGGAGCCCGGCCGGACGGTTCTGGGCCAGGAGGCCTTGCTGGCCCACCTGGCCGCCTGGCCCGGGGCGACCGGCTAG
- a CDS encoding adenylosuccinate synthase, protein MSLANVVVIGAQWGDEGKGKITDLLSRSADVVVRYQGGVNAGHTIVVDDKVLKLHLIPSGILYPDTICLIGSGTVVDPRVMLEELDMLLGFGIDVSGLRLASTAHVTMPYHRLLDQAMEQRRGDRRIGTTGRGIGPTYADKAERNGIRVIDLLDGDRLRDRLAGPLAEKNEILEKLYGIEPLNFESVVEDYLGYGERLAPHVVDCTRTIHEAARARQNILFEGAQGTLLDLDHGTYPYVTSSNPVSGGACIGAGVGPTLIDRVIGVAKAYTTRVGEGPFPTELEGSLNDHLCDRGGEYGTTTGRRRRCGWFDGVIGRYAVEVNGLDCLAVTKLDVLDELDAIQVCVAYELDGQRIEHFPSSAEVFARCKPIYETLPGWQSSTAECRTFDELPATAMSYLRFLAELMEVPIAIISLGADRDQTIVMEDPIHGPKRALLSA, encoded by the coding sequence GTGTCCTTGGCCAACGTCGTCGTCATCGGTGCGCAGTGGGGTGACGAGGGCAAGGGCAAGATCACCGATCTGCTGAGCCGCTCGGCAGATGTGGTGGTGCGTTACCAGGGCGGGGTGAACGCCGGCCACACGATCGTCGTTGACGACAAGGTGCTGAAGCTGCACCTGATCCCCTCCGGCATCCTCTATCCCGACACCATCTGCCTGATCGGTTCGGGCACCGTGGTGGACCCGCGGGTGATGCTGGAGGAGCTGGACATGCTGCTGGGCTTCGGCATCGACGTGAGCGGCCTGCGGCTCGCCTCCACGGCCCATGTGACCATGCCCTACCACCGCCTGCTGGATCAGGCCATGGAGCAGCGTCGCGGCGACCGGCGCATCGGCACCACCGGCCGCGGCATCGGCCCCACCTATGCCGACAAGGCCGAGCGCAACGGCATCCGCGTCATCGACCTGCTCGATGGCGACCGGCTGCGGGATCGCCTCGCCGGTCCCCTGGCCGAGAAGAACGAAATCCTCGAGAAGCTCTACGGCATCGAGCCCCTGAACTTTGAGTCCGTGGTGGAGGACTACCTGGGCTACGGCGAGCGCCTCGCCCCCCACGTGGTGGACTGCACCCGCACCATCCACGAGGCGGCCCGCGCCCGGCAGAACATCCTGTTCGAGGGGGCCCAGGGCACGCTGCTCGACCTCGACCACGGCACCTACCCCTACGTCACCTCGTCCAATCCGGTGAGCGGCGGCGCCTGCATCGGCGCCGGCGTGGGCCCCACCCTGATCGACCGGGTGATCGGCGTGGCCAAGGCCTACACGACCCGGGTCGGCGAGGGCCCCTTCCCCACTGAGTTGGAGGGCAGCCTCAACGACCACCTCTGCGATCGCGGCGGCGAGTACGGCACCACCACCGGGCGCCGCCGGCGCTGCGGCTGGTTCGATGGTGTGATCGGCCGCTACGCCGTGGAGGTGAACGGGCTCGACTGCCTGGCGGTGACCAAGCTCGACGTGCTCGATGAACTCGATGCCATCCAGGTGTGCGTGGCCTACGAACTCGACGGCCAGCGCATCGAGCACTTCCCCAGCAGCGCCGAGGTGTTCGCCCGCTGCAAGCCGATCTACGAGACCCTGCCGGGCTGGCAGAGCTCCACGGCCGAATGCCGCACCTTTGATGAGCTCCCCGCCACGGCGATGAGCTACCTGCGCTTCCTGGCTGAGCTGATGGAGGTGCCGATCGCGATCATCTCCCTGGGGGCCGATCGCGACCAGACCATCGTGATGGAAGACCCGATCCACGGCCCCAAACGCGCCCTCCTCAGCGCCTGA
- a CDS encoding 2Fe-2S iron-sulfur cluster-binding protein: MPTIRFEQEGQQVGCIEGANLRKAALDAGINPYKGFNNVNNCGGIGQCGTCVMEVLEGLQNLSPRSDVEEVYLADRPANYRLSCRTSVNGDVTVRTRPADGVGKGTNSLVGALKALVGR; encoded by the coding sequence GTGCCCACCATCCGATTCGAACAGGAAGGCCAGCAGGTCGGTTGCATCGAGGGGGCCAACCTCCGCAAGGCCGCTCTCGATGCCGGCATCAACCCCTACAAGGGCTTCAACAATGTCAATAATTGCGGCGGCATCGGCCAGTGCGGCACCTGCGTGATGGAGGTGCTGGAGGGCCTGCAGAACCTCTCCCCCCGCAGCGATGTCGAGGAGGTGTACCTGGCCGATCGCCCCGCCAACTACCGCCTCAGCTGCCGCACCAGTGTCAATGGCGACGTGACAGTGCGCACCCGCCCCGCCGATGGCGTGGGCAAGGGCACCAACAGCCTGGTGGGCGCCCTCAAGGCCCTGGTGGGCCGCTGA
- a CDS encoding proline--tRNA ligase, with translation MRVSRLMLVTLRDDPAEAEIPSHKLLLRAGYIRRLGSGIYAYLPLLWRVLQKVKAIVRQEMEATGALETLLPQLQPAEFWQRSGRWSGYTAGEGIMFHLEDRQGRELGLGPTHEEVVTVLAADLLRSYRQLPVHLYQIQTKFRDEIRPRFGLMRGREFIMKDGYSFHADEACLRRTYGAMDQAYSRIFRRCGLRAVAVEADSGAIGGSASQEFMVTAEAGEDLILSSPDGRYAANQERASALAPEPRPLIGGPRLAGAGELLSTPGQGTIEALVQAHDVDASQILKVLLLLARFDDGAELPLLVSLRGDQQLNSVKLANVVSARCSPSHGTLLEIAPLSEESVAREGLAPLPFGYLGPDLADACLAGARRWTPAFLRLADATAAELDAFVCGANQLDQHRLGAAWGALCPRPEALDLRAAQPGDRCRHDPGQCLEASRGIEVGHIFQLGRRYATALGATVSTESGSEEALWMGCYGIGVSRLAQAAVEQHHDASGICWPTAIAPFEVIVVVANTGEPLQLALGERLYAELTAAGVETLLDDRSERAGVKFKDADLIGIPWRVVVGRGAADGQVELVQRAGSQRTDLAADGLLDHLLPRLTAERRGLPAA, from the coding sequence ATGCGCGTCTCCCGCCTGATGCTGGTGACGCTCAGGGACGATCCCGCCGAGGCCGAGATTCCCTCCCACAAATTGCTGCTGCGGGCCGGCTACATCCGCCGGTTGGGCAGCGGCATCTACGCCTACCTGCCCTTGCTCTGGCGGGTGCTGCAGAAGGTGAAGGCGATCGTGCGCCAGGAGATGGAGGCCACCGGGGCGCTGGAAACCCTCCTGCCGCAGCTGCAGCCGGCCGAGTTCTGGCAGCGCAGCGGCCGCTGGAGCGGCTACACCGCCGGCGAGGGGATCATGTTCCACCTGGAGGATCGCCAGGGGCGCGAACTCGGCCTCGGTCCGACCCACGAGGAGGTGGTGACCGTTCTGGCCGCCGATCTGCTGCGCTCCTACCGCCAGCTGCCGGTGCATCTGTACCAGATCCAGACCAAGTTCCGCGATGAAATCAGGCCCCGCTTCGGCCTGATGCGGGGCCGGGAATTCATCATGAAAGACGGCTATTCCTTCCATGCCGATGAGGCCTGCCTGCGCCGCACCTATGGGGCCATGGATCAGGCCTACAGCCGCATCTTTCGCCGCTGCGGCCTGCGGGCCGTGGCCGTGGAGGCCGATAGCGGTGCCATCGGTGGCTCCGCCAGCCAGGAGTTCATGGTCACCGCCGAGGCCGGCGAGGACCTGATCCTCAGCAGCCCGGATGGCCGCTATGCCGCCAACCAGGAACGGGCCAGCGCGCTGGCCCCCGAGCCCCGCCCCCTGATCGGTGGCCCCCGCCTGGCCGGTGCCGGAGAGCTGCTCAGCACCCCGGGCCAGGGCACGATCGAGGCCCTGGTCCAGGCCCATGACGTTGACGCCAGCCAGATCCTCAAGGTGCTGCTGCTGCTGGCCCGCTTCGACGACGGGGCCGAGCTGCCCCTGCTGGTGAGCCTGCGGGGCGACCAGCAGCTCAACAGCGTGAAGCTGGCCAATGTGGTGAGCGCCCGCTGTTCCCCCAGCCACGGCACTCTGCTGGAGATTGCCCCGCTCAGCGAGGAGTCCGTGGCCAGGGAGGGGCTGGCCCCGCTCCCCTTCGGCTATCTCGGGCCCGATCTGGCCGACGCCTGCCTCGCGGGTGCCCGCCGCTGGACTCCGGCCTTCCTGCGCTTGGCCGATGCCACCGCCGCAGAGCTGGACGCTTTTGTGTGCGGCGCGAACCAGCTGGATCAGCACCGGCTGGGAGCGGCCTGGGGTGCGCTCTGCCCGAGGCCCGAAGCCCTCGACCTGCGGGCCGCCCAGCCCGGCGACCGCTGCCGGCACGATCCGGGCCAGTGCCTGGAGGCCAGCCGCGGCATTGAGGTGGGCCACATCTTTCAGCTGGGCCGCCGCTATGCCACGGCCCTGGGGGCCACCGTGAGCACCGAATCCGGCAGTGAGGAGGCCCTGTGGATGGGCTGCTACGGCATCGGCGTGTCGCGCCTGGCCCAGGCGGCGGTGGAGCAGCACCATGACGCCAGCGGCATCTGCTGGCCCACGGCGATCGCGCCGTTCGAGGTGATCGTGGTGGTGGCCAACACGGGGGAGCCGCTGCAGCTGGCCCTGGGCGAGCGGCTCTACGCCGAGCTCACGGCAGCGGGGGTGGAGACCCTGCTCGACGACCGCAGCGAGCGGGCCGGGGTGAAGTTCAAGGATGCCGATCTGATCGGCATTCCCTGGCGGGTCGTGGTGGGCCGGGGTGCGGCCGACGGCCAGGTGGAACTGGTGCAGCGGGCCGGCAGTCAGCGCACCGACCTGGCGGCCGATGGGCTGCTCGATCATCTGCTGCCCCGTCTGACGGCCGAGCGCCGCGGGCTGCCCGCGGCTTAG